In the genome of Chitinivibrio alkaliphilus ACht1, one region contains:
- a CDS encoding T9SS type A sorting domain-containing protein gives MKQCVFVLVLISFLLAEVSRAPKQVPPGDLSVEEVPMFISIGWDDNSHSGMPGSTAEEGGVRWVCDFTKELRNPEGTGQEETFDGAPVRTTFFSNSFYIEPYNGDFSVMVKWAHNYAYRLGHEIANHTHSHLTGGDGPYLSVDAWEEEIYKCSEMFSRPAPAIEDSALTADDPSLGAGVPIEEIVGFRAPYLFYGNNLFTALKNLNFIYDSSIEEGMDPAQDGTNFYWPYTMDHESPGHRYMSEVSGTKEPEYAVPEHPGIWQLPVYALVTPPDDECENYGLAPGFRDRLKEHVTTLGKPGAFDVDNGKISGLDYNMFYFIEFNLTKEEVLATLKYSLDQRMRGNRAPMVIGFHSQYYTPVWNGNAGNIPDDADRRAIVEEFVQYALETYEDVRFVPMRDLQQWLETPVALEGSTPIGREASPRHHRGVQIISQREGLLLSAKDQFDATVRVYTPSGQLVFEEARHIPRDGIHVATPTLRGMYVVRISGGDKTISQRVLFE, from the coding sequence ATGAAACAGTGCGTTTTTGTTCTTGTTCTTATTTCATTTCTTTTAGCAGAGGTTAGTCGGGCCCCGAAGCAGGTTCCTCCCGGTGATCTTTCCGTGGAAGAAGTGCCCATGTTCATTAGTATTGGATGGGATGATAATTCTCATTCCGGTATGCCTGGAAGTACAGCCGAAGAAGGAGGTGTTCGCTGGGTGTGTGATTTTACTAAGGAACTTCGTAATCCTGAGGGGACAGGGCAAGAGGAGACCTTTGACGGGGCGCCCGTACGTACCACCTTCTTCTCTAATTCATTCTATATTGAGCCCTATAATGGAGATTTCTCTGTTATGGTTAAGTGGGCACATAATTATGCCTATCGGTTGGGGCATGAAATTGCGAATCATACCCACAGTCATCTGACTGGAGGAGATGGTCCCTACCTCTCTGTAGATGCATGGGAAGAGGAGATTTACAAATGCAGTGAGATGTTTAGTCGTCCTGCTCCTGCTATTGAAGATTCAGCGCTCACTGCTGATGATCCGTCCCTTGGTGCAGGTGTTCCCATTGAAGAAATTGTTGGGTTTCGTGCGCCGTATCTATTCTATGGGAATAACCTCTTTACAGCATTAAAAAATCTTAATTTTATTTATGATTCGAGCATCGAAGAAGGGATGGATCCGGCTCAGGATGGAACCAATTTTTACTGGCCCTATACCATGGACCATGAAAGTCCTGGGCACCGCTATATGTCTGAAGTAAGCGGTACAAAAGAGCCTGAATATGCCGTGCCGGAACATCCCGGAATCTGGCAGTTGCCTGTGTATGCCTTGGTAACTCCTCCCGATGATGAGTGTGAAAACTACGGGCTGGCTCCGGGGTTTCGTGATCGCCTGAAAGAACATGTCACAACCTTGGGGAAACCTGGTGCTTTTGATGTGGACAATGGCAAAATATCCGGACTTGATTACAATATGTTCTATTTTATCGAGTTCAACCTTACCAAAGAAGAGGTTCTAGCGACGCTGAAATACTCCCTTGATCAGCGAATGCGGGGAAATCGCGCCCCCATGGTTATTGGATTTCACAGCCAGTACTACACCCCCGTGTGGAATGGAAATGCGGGGAATATTCCTGACGATGCAGATCGTCGTGCCATTGTGGAAGAGTTTGTACAATATGCCTTAGAGACCTATGAAGATGTTCGTTTTGTTCCCATGCGCGATTTGCAGCAGTGGCTCGAAACCCCCGTGGCATTAGAGGGTAGTACTCCTATCGGTCGGGAAGCATCTCCCCGCCATCATCGAGGGGTTCAGATCATTTCTCAACGAGAGGGGTTGCTTCTTTCGGCAAAAGATCAATTTGATGCAACCGTACGGGTGTATACTCCTTCTGGACAGCTTGTATTTGAGGAAGCTCGTCATATTCCTCGTGACGGTATTCACGTAGCCACTCCTACCCTTCGTGGTATGTATGTGGTACGAATTTCTGGCGGAGATAAGACGATTTCCCAGCGTGTTCTCTTTGAGTAG
- a CDS encoding MtnX-like HAD-IB family phosphatase, with amino-acid sequence MLHETDFFFSDFDGTMSSKEFYEYFIDGAHKPHYELLLEQVQQNQLTSFGFMQKLFSAINISAHTYDRYIAQFPLYHAVQDVVSLVEKKGGTFSVISAGSCSYIRPILERHNLGHLPIFANPGRFHKGNLYLDPPTKREYRCSYYGISKEAVLRDQIPTDALCIYAGDGSSDFRAASCADIRFARSSLARRLSAAGLSYYPFESYDHIYTVLQKEI; translated from the coding sequence ATACTCCATGAAACAGATTTTTTCTTTTCCGATTTCGACGGTACCATGAGCTCGAAAGAGTTTTATGAATATTTTATTGACGGCGCTCATAAACCGCATTATGAGCTTCTCTTAGAACAAGTTCAGCAAAATCAACTTACCAGCTTCGGGTTTATGCAAAAACTTTTTAGTGCAATCAATATATCCGCACACACCTATGACCGTTATATCGCACAGTTTCCTTTGTATCACGCCGTGCAGGATGTGGTATCCCTTGTGGAAAAAAAGGGTGGTACATTTTCAGTTATCAGTGCAGGAAGCTGTTCATACATTCGCCCAATTCTTGAAAGGCACAATCTTGGACACCTCCCCATCTTTGCAAACCCCGGAAGGTTTCACAAAGGAAATCTTTACCTTGATCCTCCGACAAAAAGGGAGTATCGTTGCTCGTATTATGGAATTTCTAAAGAGGCTGTTTTGCGGGACCAAATTCCCACAGATGCTCTTTGTATCTATGCGGGGGACGGCTCATCAGACTTTCGCGCCGCATCTTGCGCAGATATTCGTTTTGCCCGAAGCAGTTTGGCACGCCGCCTTTCTGCCGCAGGGTTATCCTACTATCCCTTTGAATCCTACGACCATATCTACACGGTTTTACAGAAAGAAATTTAA
- a CDS encoding glycoside hydrolase family 9 protein, producing the protein MSLLYPQRSLFFVLFLLCTHVSGIHIRYNQAGYRPDRSISLVVLSDTDMIDTPWHIIQGNDTLRSGTTPQSLVGTGKHTSHPFNHTIEISPLAETGEYLFIMEDASVQLRITEHPYSVFITDALRHLRTARSGWPQDRPGARQGTHLGDSVARKHIVDGPASKGVWKPASPTHTFDMRGGWYDAGDYIKFTLTNATTAYYLLKAWETNPKAFTNVLSESSLPDILAEARFGLEYLMKTYPEEDIFVVQVGDAEDHRQGVRLPEHDALDGNRPAFTALSPVHMGITAATLAKGARIFRDVGKEEEAQRYLQQAKAIFHRARAEDALDETVFERDVTNDYYRDNSLEDNMALAAVELYRATKDTTYRTIALSYEIGPGEWLSWGVYNFSVNAALAPYDTRSAKAAQADMDHFTSNMDPLWGIPADYTWSSLLCWNAVGAAAKVWHRESPSPELIRLHEHMVDLLFGRNNWGISFLATTRLSSTFQNVYNQIYELTGDFPHGAVALGPVNRETHSAMEEYFGTPPASHLDSFQTDEVVFHDWERNFVTSETVTMSQAYAIWLLAAAASTSEPAPADSSLKEPQQQVSGKEQRWKAPLNTSQWYPYADDYSVATWINQAAGTFRLAPKKGDEYPYAGMSITLPPQYRHQDEFAGFYIYGSFSDGPSLRINAVTPTVTDHDYHGTFVTPKNDEALRITFERLSQQGFGQSKPFNGTEIESIAIQTGNTRYSSDIQIDSLVFFGHQEEK; encoded by the coding sequence ATGTCTCTGTTGTATCCACAAAGAAGCCTTTTCTTTGTCCTGTTTCTTCTTTGTACCCACGTATCTGGCATACATATCCGTTACAATCAAGCTGGATATCGTCCTGACAGATCTATCTCCCTTGTCGTACTATCTGATACGGATATGATCGACACCCCATGGCATATTATCCAGGGAAATGACACCCTTCGTTCAGGAACAACCCCACAATCCTTGGTGGGAACAGGAAAACACACCAGTCATCCCTTCAATCATACAATTGAAATCTCGCCCCTTGCGGAGACAGGAGAATATCTTTTTATCATGGAAGATGCCTCCGTACAACTACGCATCACGGAGCACCCATACAGCGTTTTTATTACAGATGCTCTGCGCCATCTTCGCACAGCACGCAGCGGCTGGCCACAAGATCGACCAGGAGCACGTCAAGGTACTCATCTTGGAGACTCTGTTGCTCGTAAGCACATTGTAGATGGCCCCGCCTCAAAGGGAGTGTGGAAACCAGCCTCACCCACCCATACCTTTGACATGCGCGGAGGGTGGTATGATGCAGGCGATTATATTAAATTTACCCTCACCAACGCAACTACCGCCTACTACCTTCTGAAAGCATGGGAAACAAACCCCAAAGCCTTTACGAACGTTCTGTCTGAATCTTCACTTCCTGACATTCTTGCAGAGGCCCGATTTGGTCTGGAATACCTCATGAAAACCTATCCCGAAGAAGATATATTTGTAGTGCAAGTGGGTGATGCGGAAGATCATCGCCAAGGGGTGCGTCTTCCTGAGCATGACGCCTTAGATGGGAATCGTCCAGCCTTTACAGCCCTAAGCCCTGTACACATGGGAATTACCGCTGCAACCCTTGCCAAGGGCGCTCGCATTTTTAGAGATGTGGGAAAAGAGGAAGAGGCCCAACGCTATCTACAACAAGCAAAGGCTATTTTTCACCGTGCCCGTGCTGAGGATGCCTTGGACGAAACGGTCTTCGAGCGGGATGTCACCAATGATTACTATCGGGATAATAGCCTCGAAGACAATATGGCCCTTGCTGCAGTAGAGCTCTATCGTGCCACGAAGGACACCACATACCGCACGATAGCTCTTTCCTACGAGATTGGACCAGGAGAATGGTTGAGCTGGGGAGTTTACAACTTTTCCGTAAACGCAGCCTTGGCCCCGTATGACACCCGTTCAGCCAAAGCAGCCCAAGCTGATATGGACCACTTTACAAGCAATATGGATCCCCTTTGGGGAATTCCTGCAGACTACACATGGTCATCCCTGCTCTGCTGGAATGCCGTGGGAGCTGCCGCAAAAGTATGGCATCGTGAATCACCCTCCCCCGAACTCATCCGCCTTCATGAACATATGGTAGATCTTCTCTTTGGCCGGAATAACTGGGGAATATCCTTTCTTGCCACCACCCGTCTTTCCTCAACCTTCCAAAACGTATATAACCAGATATATGAACTAACCGGTGACTTTCCCCATGGCGCTGTTGCCCTCGGACCGGTTAATAGAGAAACCCACTCTGCCATGGAAGAGTATTTTGGCACCCCACCCGCAAGCCACCTCGACTCATTTCAAACGGATGAAGTAGTATTTCATGACTGGGAACGCAATTTCGTCACCAGCGAAACCGTGACCATGAGTCAAGCCTATGCAATTTGGCTTTTGGCGGCTGCAGCAAGCACCAGTGAACCTGCTCCGGCTGATTCCTCTCTCAAAGAGCCACAACAGCAGGTGTCAGGAAAAGAGCAACGATGGAAGGCCCCACTCAACACCTCACAATGGTATCCCTATGCTGATGATTACAGTGTCGCCACATGGATTAACCAAGCTGCGGGTACATTTCGCCTTGCTCCCAAGAAGGGAGATGAGTATCCCTATGCCGGTATGAGCATTACCCTTCCTCCACAGTACCGCCACCAAGACGAATTTGCAGGGTTCTATATCTATGGCAGCTTCAGTGATGGCCCATCCCTGCGAATCAACGCCGTTACCCCCACTGTTACAGACCATGACTACCACGGCACCTTTGTGACTCCCAAAAATGATGAGGCTCTGCGTATTACGTTTGAGCGGCTCTCTCAGCAGGGCTTTGGGCAATCAAAACCGTTCAATGGCACAGAGATAGAATCCATTGCCATTCAAACAGGAAACACCCGCTACAGTAGTGATATCCAAATAGACTCTCTCGTCTTTTTTGGGCACCAGGAGGAAAAGTAA
- a CDS encoding ATP-dependent 6-phosphofructokinase codes for MAAIQGLENSDFRIQKLGECSIDTPLSYSERNDDKVANFTKSGTRVVLNGRLYSHETESFKPLLLEAAGPRNKIYFDPSKVKAGIVTCGGLCPGLNNVIKGLVHSLSRYGVQNIIGFQHGFMGMLPDFSIPFMELNRSAVSGIHREGGTILGTSRGFGERTEDIVDTLEKMNINMFFTIGGDGTQKGALRISEECQRRGLKIAVVGIPKTIDNDLSFVRKSFGFETAVDKAVESVYSASVEAKSVVNGIGLVKLMGRESGFIAAHTALASSEADIVLVPEVPFSLEGKRGLFATIDACLAELGRAVIVVAEGAGQDLLRHFEERYREVDASGNKKIGDVGIYLRDQIIDHFRSLNRPMTMKYIDPSYIIRSQAANPNDSLYCSRLASNAVHAAMSGKTSMLTGLVHNYYVNIPIEMAVAKRNSINPDSSLWRGVLESTGQPPRMV; via the coding sequence ATGGCTGCAATACAGGGCCTGGAAAACAGCGATTTTCGAATTCAAAAACTGGGGGAGTGTTCCATTGATACTCCCTTATCATATTCAGAGCGCAACGATGATAAGGTTGCTAATTTTACGAAGAGTGGTACACGGGTTGTCTTGAATGGCAGGCTCTATTCTCATGAAACGGAGAGCTTTAAACCCCTTTTGCTTGAAGCAGCAGGACCACGTAATAAGATCTATTTTGACCCAAGTAAGGTGAAAGCCGGCATTGTGACTTGCGGTGGATTATGTCCGGGGTTGAATAATGTTATTAAAGGGCTAGTGCATTCCCTGAGCCGCTATGGAGTACAGAATATTATCGGGTTTCAACACGGCTTTATGGGTATGCTCCCTGATTTCTCTATTCCTTTTATGGAATTGAATCGCTCAGCTGTTTCCGGTATACATCGGGAAGGGGGTACTATTTTGGGTACCTCTCGCGGGTTTGGAGAACGTACGGAAGATATTGTTGATACCCTGGAAAAAATGAATATCAATATGTTTTTTACCATTGGCGGTGATGGTACGCAGAAGGGCGCTCTTCGTATCAGTGAAGAATGCCAGCGTCGTGGGTTGAAAATTGCTGTGGTGGGTATCCCCAAAACAATTGATAATGATCTGAGTTTTGTGCGGAAGTCCTTTGGTTTTGAAACGGCCGTTGATAAGGCGGTAGAATCGGTGTATTCTGCTTCAGTGGAAGCAAAAAGTGTTGTAAATGGTATTGGCCTTGTAAAACTGATGGGGCGTGAGTCCGGTTTTATTGCAGCTCATACAGCACTGGCGTCAAGTGAGGCGGATATTGTCCTTGTGCCGGAAGTACCCTTTTCTCTTGAGGGAAAACGGGGGCTTTTTGCTACTATTGACGCATGTCTTGCAGAGCTGGGCCGTGCGGTTATTGTTGTTGCCGAAGGTGCGGGACAAGATCTTTTGCGTCATTTTGAAGAACGGTATCGTGAGGTTGACGCGTCGGGGAATAAAAAAATTGGCGATGTTGGAATTTATCTGCGTGATCAGATTATCGATCACTTTCGCAGCCTTAATCGCCCCATGACCATGAAATATATTGATCCTTCCTATATTATTCGTAGCCAAGCGGCTAATCCAAACGATTCACTTTATTGCTCACGCCTTGCCAGTAATGCTGTTCACGCCGCCATGAGCGGAAAAACTTCCATGCTTACGGGACTGGTGCACAACTACTATGTGAATATTCCCATTGAAATGGCCGTGGCAAAACGAAACTCTATTAATCCGGACTCTTCCCTCTGGCGCGGTGTTCTTGAAAGTACCGGACAGCCACCGAGGATGGTATAA
- a CDS encoding glutamate-5-semialdehyde dehydrogenase — protein sequence MNTLQKQIHTLTTAAKEAGYILAAEPAEQINHALEAMAKALDTHRKEIQDENKKDLAAGKKRGLSAAMIDRLTLSDTVIDSMISGVETIKNLPTPIGQRYEEKNLENGLRLSKMKVPIGVVGIIYESRPNVTVDAAAICLKSNNAVILRGGSEAFYSNTILARIFSDVLRDTGLPEKAVQLIDTTDRQAVNYLLKESSTVDLIIPRGGEKLIETVVEHSHIPVIKHYKGVCHLYIAPSASPETARAIAINGKTQRPGVCNALETILIHRDVPEAVKKDIISALIQEGVCIRGDAAIQTLSDDVEPAGEEDWDREYLDLIVTMGEVSSTDAAIAHINRHGSGHTEAIVTADTDEMAAFQLRVDASSVMVNASTRFADGGEYGMGCEIGISTDKLHARGPMGVDDLTTYKWLVEGEGQVRE from the coding sequence ATGAATACCCTGCAAAAACAGATACACACTCTCACCACTGCGGCAAAAGAGGCGGGATACATCCTTGCCGCTGAGCCCGCTGAGCAAATAAACCATGCCCTTGAAGCCATGGCAAAAGCCCTGGATACGCATCGAAAAGAAATTCAGGATGAGAACAAAAAAGATCTTGCAGCAGGAAAAAAACGAGGTCTTTCGGCGGCCATGATCGATCGCCTCACCCTGTCTGATACGGTGATAGACTCCATGATCAGCGGTGTGGAAACCATCAAAAATCTTCCCACTCCCATCGGACAACGCTATGAAGAAAAAAACCTTGAAAACGGTCTGCGCCTGAGCAAAATGAAAGTTCCCATAGGGGTGGTGGGCATTATCTATGAATCCCGGCCCAATGTTACCGTTGATGCTGCAGCGATCTGTCTGAAGTCAAACAACGCGGTTATCCTCCGGGGTGGCTCTGAAGCATTTTATTCAAATACCATCCTTGCCCGGATATTCTCTGATGTTCTCAGGGACACGGGACTTCCTGAAAAGGCGGTACAGCTCATTGATACCACGGATCGTCAGGCGGTCAATTATCTCCTGAAGGAATCCTCCACGGTGGATCTGATCATCCCCCGGGGCGGTGAAAAACTTATTGAAACCGTGGTGGAACACTCCCATATTCCCGTCATCAAACATTATAAGGGGGTTTGTCATCTCTATATTGCCCCCTCGGCATCACCGGAGACGGCCCGTGCCATTGCAATAAACGGGAAAACTCAGCGTCCCGGTGTCTGCAACGCCCTGGAAACAATCCTTATCCACAGGGATGTTCCCGAAGCAGTAAAAAAAGATATTATTTCCGCCCTTATTCAAGAGGGGGTGTGCATACGGGGCGATGCCGCCATACAAACACTCTCTGATGATGTTGAGCCTGCCGGAGAAGAGGACTGGGATCGGGAATATCTTGATCTCATTGTAACCATGGGGGAAGTCTCCTCCACCGATGCGGCCATCGCCCATATCAATCGTCACGGATCGGGTCATACCGAAGCCATTGTAACGGCTGACACCGATGAAATGGCGGCATTTCAGCTCCGCGTGGATGCTTCATCGGTCATGGTTAATGCCTCCACCCGATTTGCCGACGGTGGTGAATACGGCATGGGCTGTGAGATCGGTATCTCCACGGATAAACTCCATGCACGGGGCCCCATGGGGGTCGATGATCTGACCACCTATAAATGGCTTGTTGAAGGTGAAGGGCAGGTACGGGAATGA
- a CDS encoding glycoside hydrolase family 19 protein, translated as MKFLVLLLLHFLFCSVSAVQDTLFQEVHFDVNTAATITLAAEALIEGHCDQVIEVDTDGTEAVTASLPIRISDKVSLVTESERSADAPYLENSAREARLIAGNSFARGSAALYSLQGRRMAETALDRNGVTELPLSSLSHGIYFLRLTGQNEQKTIRLIHQSGGPVFADGRSSQRPPNAPTRSARICNAEHAVYSISVAPQDTDYVPLEGILLTLDEDGIVGTDGDLVISDDTISISLENTGVVERFQELLDEETYEELFPNRYGFGRGNSPWDGDDAAKIESDGDFDFYTYESLLNAVRELADIRIEVWLREGVNYAQKIKWFNEATGESREMITHPDYNAEWNISKEEILSSSFSYADFCNVGDFETRQRELAAFLANISHETTGQGSDFYPKTWGLYWIEEARWQKGSTDLDYRDEGHAVYPPSAGKSYHGRGPIQISWNYNYGQVSEFLYGDKQILLDNPHWVIENDHTGDGQPDATLAFKTAIWFWMYPQAPKPSCHAVMTGLWEPTEEDIAARRHESKFGMTANIINGGLECGNGDGDYRVTNRAGYYKRYAEIMDILIEDYLDCGNMGYY; from the coding sequence ATGAAATTTCTGGTGCTCCTCCTCCTTCATTTTCTTTTTTGTAGTGTCTCTGCAGTGCAGGATACACTCTTTCAAGAGGTTCACTTTGATGTGAACACTGCAGCAACCATAACCCTTGCGGCAGAAGCTCTTATTGAAGGACATTGTGATCAAGTGATTGAAGTCGACACAGACGGTACAGAAGCAGTGACAGCTTCACTGCCTATTCGCATCTCTGACAAAGTTTCCCTGGTAACAGAATCTGAAAGGAGTGCAGATGCCCCCTATCTGGAAAACAGTGCAAGAGAAGCACGGTTGATTGCCGGAAACAGCTTTGCTCGGGGATCAGCAGCTCTCTATTCACTTCAGGGAAGACGTATGGCCGAAACTGCTCTTGACAGAAACGGCGTGACAGAGCTTCCCCTTTCTTCCCTCAGTCACGGAATATACTTTCTTCGTCTCACCGGGCAAAATGAGCAGAAAACCATTCGATTGATACATCAAAGCGGCGGCCCCGTCTTTGCCGATGGACGCTCCTCACAAAGACCACCAAATGCTCCCACACGATCAGCTCGCATCTGTAATGCAGAACATGCCGTGTATAGTATTTCCGTAGCCCCCCAGGATACAGACTATGTGCCCCTTGAGGGAATACTTCTCACCCTTGATGAAGATGGCATTGTAGGCACCGACGGGGATCTCGTCATCAGTGACGATACAATTTCTATTTCCCTTGAAAATACTGGCGTGGTAGAACGATTCCAAGAGCTTCTCGACGAAGAAACCTATGAGGAACTCTTCCCCAACCGTTATGGCTTCGGTCGTGGCAACTCTCCCTGGGATGGAGATGACGCTGCAAAAATTGAAAGCGATGGAGATTTTGACTTTTACACCTATGAATCCCTGCTCAATGCAGTCCGGGAACTTGCGGATATCCGCATTGAAGTATGGTTACGCGAAGGGGTAAACTATGCACAAAAAATTAAGTGGTTTAACGAAGCCACCGGTGAATCCCGTGAAATGATAACCCACCCTGATTACAACGCTGAGTGGAATATTTCAAAAGAGGAAATACTCTCCAGCTCATTCAGTTATGCAGACTTTTGCAACGTCGGTGATTTTGAAACACGCCAAAGAGAACTCGCTGCCTTTCTCGCCAATATATCTCACGAGACCACCGGACAAGGCTCCGACTTCTACCCCAAAACATGGGGACTCTACTGGATAGAGGAAGCACGGTGGCAAAAGGGAAGCACCGATCTTGATTACCGAGATGAAGGCCATGCCGTGTACCCCCCATCTGCGGGAAAATCATACCATGGCCGTGGGCCAATACAGATCAGTTGGAACTATAATTATGGCCAGGTCTCGGAGTTTCTCTACGGAGATAAACAGATACTCTTAGATAATCCCCACTGGGTGATTGAGAATGATCATACGGGAGACGGGCAGCCCGATGCAACCTTGGCATTCAAGACAGCCATCTGGTTTTGGATGTATCCACAAGCACCCAAACCGTCTTGTCACGCCGTTATGACAGGACTGTGGGAGCCAACTGAAGAGGATATTGCGGCCAGACGCCATGAATCAAAATTCGGTATGACCGCAAATATTATAAACGGTGGCCTTGAGTGTGGAAACGGCGATGGTGATTATCGTGTTACCAATCGTGCCGGGTACTACAAACGGTATGCGGAAATTATGGACATACTGATTGAAGACTATTTAGATTGTGGAAACATGGGGTATTATTAA